Genomic DNA from Candidatus Koribacter versatilis Ellin345:
GGCGCATTTGGGCGGATTTGTTTCGGGAGTGAATGTGTAGCGGCGGTGTTGATCGTTGCAGGGGCTAAAGCCCCGAATCAATCAGGGGCCCTTTTCGGCAGCGCTGAAGCGCTGCCCTGATACAAAGCAAAGATGCGAAACGGAAATGCAGCTACAAAACAAAAGGCGCTCGTTGCGAGCGCCTTAGTTTGATGGTTATAAAACTGTCTTACGATCCGCCGAAGACGTCGTCGCGCGGGGAAAGCTTGCGCAGATATTTCTTCGGGTTGACCGGGGTATCGTTGATCCGCACCTCGTAGTGGAGGTGGGGGCCGGTGGTACGACCACTCATGCCTACGTATCCGATGACCTGGCCGCGCTGCACGTGCTGGCCCTCAATCACTGTAAAGCCGGAGAGATGTCCGTAGCGGGTGACGATGCCGTGTCCATGATCAAGCGAGATCATGCGGCCATATCCGCTGTAGAAGTCCGCAAAGGTCACGTCGCCGTCGGCAGGTGCAAGTACCGGTTGGCCGAAGGTCGAAGAGATATCGATACCGGGATGGAAGGCGCCTTCACCGTTGAACGGATCGGAGCGCTCACCGAACGGGCCGGTGATCGGACCGGTGACTGGCCAGTACTGCGGCGCATCGGCAGCTCGAACCCAGTCGGTCAGCGAGACTGCGTGGCTATAGCTGTTGCCAATGCCGGCAGTCGCTACGCCGGTCATCGCGCTGTCGCGAAGGGCGTAGAGACGGTTCAGCGATTCGGTGAACTTCACCGGGCTGTCTGCATCTTTTGTGGTGGCGATGAGCTTGCCGTCAGGCTTGAGGCCGTAAAGGACAGAAACTTCATTAGCGACAGAACCGAGCGAGGCGACCTGGATTTCCTTTTCCTGGTTCGACTGCTCGAGCTGGCTGTATTGCGACTTCAGGGCCTCTTTTTCAGAGCGAAGCTGATTGAAGCGGGTCACCTTCATCAGCATGCGAGTGTAAGACCCGGCCATGCCAGTGATGGTGAACATCCCGATCAGTGCCCCTACCATGAACACATATAGGTAGTGGATAGGAATCGGGATTTTCCGCAGTTGGCCCTCAGCATCACGGGCCACAAACAGAATATAAAAGCGCTTTCTCAAAACTATAAAACTCCGATCCGAGACCGATGTCTGCGGAGGATTATTGCTTCAAACCCGCGGGGCCAGAGTTAGGGTCCGGCGAATCTTACAGACGTTGCGGCTGAAGCCTTGGCAGCTCCTGAATATTGGCTGCCGAGTACCTGGCAATTTCTCCAGGTTCAAAGTAACAACGAAGTAACCAAAATCTCAGGTAAAGGACTCATGAAAGCTATCAACCGGGGTTCCCGCTTGTCAACCAGAACTGTCTCCGACCTGACACACACATGGCCATTCGAAAGCGGTCCGGCGG
This window encodes:
- a CDS encoding M23 family metallopeptidase, with amino-acid sequence MRKRFYILFVARDAEGQLRKIPIPIHYLYVFMVGALIGMFTITGMAGSYTRMLMKVTRFNQLRSEKEALKSQYSQLEQSNQEKEIQVASLGSVANEVSVLYGLKPDGKLIATTKDADSPVKFTESLNRLYALRDSAMTGVATAGIGNSYSHAVSLTDWVRAADAPQYWPVTGPITGPFGERSDPFNGEGAFHPGIDISSTFGQPVLAPADGDVTFADFYSGYGRMISLDHGHGIVTRYGHLSGFTVIEGQHVQRGQVIGYVGMSGRTTGPHLHYEVRINDTPVNPKKYLRKLSPRDDVFGGS